CACGTCGGTAAAACGCAGTTGATGATGGCCGATAGCGAGTACCGTACGCTATTGGCCAATATTTCGCGCGGGAAAACGAGCAGCACTAAGTTGTCGGTCGATGAGTTAGAACTGGTGGTAACGGCTCTGAAGGCGCGTGGTTTTGTAGTAACGACAAAAGCGCAGGCTAAAAGTGACAAGCCGGATATTAAAGTCCGGCCTGCCCATCCTGCAGTTGATGGCCAAATTAAAAAAATACGTGCGTTATGGCTTGAGCTACACGGTATCGGTGCAGTAAGAAATCCGTCCGAGCTGGCTTTGGGCAGATTTGTAAAGCGTATGGTCGGCGTTGATTATCATGGCTGGCTTGATATTGATAATGCACAGAAGGTCATTGAACACTTGAAACAATGGTTGTTACGCGAGGAAAGAAAACTGGAGGTGCTAAGTGGCTGATGAACGCGTACCCGAGCTGGTGACCGATTTGGAAGACCAAATGTCTGCCTGTTTATGTTCTGAGCTGCCGATGTTGGATAAAACTCAGGCGAAGGTGGTAAGTAAGAAGGTGGCAAGATTCATTACGGACAACTGGGGAGGCCAATTGATTTATATCCCGAAGAACCATATCGGCAAGGTATCGGAAAGAGACCAACAGGTATATCGGGAATTTAATGGTAAGAATCATGCAGCGTTAAGTAAGAAATTTGATTTAACTGTTCAACAAATCTATCGCATTGTGAAAGCAGTCGGAGATGCGGAAAGGTCGAAAAGACAGACTGATTTGTTTGGATAAGTCTCGTAATAAAACGGAATGGCGGTCAGGTTTTATCCTGACCGCTTTTATATTGCGTTTCTCGTCTTGGTCGGGGGTTTGCCTACCCTGAGCCATAAACTCGCTAAAAATGCCGTTTTTGCGCATTTTGAGTAAAACATGTTTTAAACCGCATTAAAAGCTGTTTCAGACGGCCTTTGTCAAAATAGCCTCATCAATCCGATGGGGCTTTTTTGTGAAAAAGTTGTTTGAAATTTTTAAATCCGGCACGCGTACTGACAATAACGGCCGAAAAGTGACGATTACCGATGCGGATGTGGCTCAGGCAGCTGCGGCTTATGATCCAAAGCTGCATGAAGCACCACTGGTTATCGGCCATCCGAAGACCGATGCTCCGGCCTATGGCTGGGTGGGCAGTCTGCAAGCCGATGGTGGTGTGCTGTCAGCCGATTTTGCGCAAATGGACGATGATTTTGTCAGTCTTGTACAAAGCGGCCGCTACAAAAAAGTGTCGGCCAGTTTCTATCCGCCCGACAGCCCGAGCAATCCGAAGCCAGGCTCTTGGTATCTGCGCCATGTCGGTTTTCTCGGTGCGCAACCACCTGCGGTAAAAGGTTTATCCGCCATTAATTTTGCTGAAGACGATGAGTATGTCGAGTTTTCCGAATATGCACACCGCCGCACGGCCTCGATTTTCCGCCGTCTGCGTGAGTGGCTGATTGAGCAGTACGACGCGG
This genomic interval from Neisseria sp. Marseille-Q5346 contains the following:
- a CDS encoding regulatory protein GemA, encoding METAKAKKQRLIRLIHVGKTQLMMADSEYRTLLANISRGKTSSTKLSVDELELVVTALKARGFVVTTKAQAKSDKPDIKVRPAHPAVDGQIKKIRALWLELHGIGAVRNPSELALGRFVKRMVGVDYHGWLDIDNAQKVIEHLKQWLLREERKLEVLSG
- a CDS encoding Mor transcription activator family protein; the protein is MADERVPELVTDLEDQMSACLCSELPMLDKTQAKVVSKKVARFITDNWGGQLIYIPKNHIGKVSERDQQVYREFNGKNHAALSKKFDLTVQQIYRIVKAVGDAERSKRQTDLFG